Below is a genomic region from Helianthus annuus cultivar XRQ/B chromosome 2, HanXRQr2.0-SUNRISE, whole genome shotgun sequence.
acaccaaaattaaccacgctttcgcaaagccagggtgtgacacgtgTAACGATCacgaacaaggttaatggcaaggaaagcccgttagggcaagcattaccaggtgcacattttaaatttaatCGCATAAATAGCATTATGTAACAAACATGTAGAGAATGACTATTGCATACGTAGAatgaaacttggaaaacctgaatAAGACATCTATTCAGGATTAAGTTTACAATAACAATTAAGTAGAAATAAGTGTTATTCACGGTGATGAATAACAAAACAATAACGAAACTAGtgtaggaccgttattgacagtcgtttgagtcaatcagagctagatactaccaaaaatgcagcggaaatacaaaatcggcatgaatcaaagcagaaatAGAGTAGAAACAGAAGTAGATCTctttaaaacagttttctcattaatctttcacaaaatacacgagcagcagttcggctacactgGAGACAGGAACGTGTAAAATGAGAAAACAACTGACCTATATATAGGGGCAAggatttcgcttatatgaccatgtcactatgagcgaaatcagcttgttgagatttcgctcatatggcacattgacatataagcgaaatcagtacATTACAAACCCAAATTTACATATTCAACCCCTATATATTACATAATTaacacatctagaccctatacatgaacaactaagactaagacgcaggctttagacattcgtgcaccaacaaactcccccttggatacagccgcagtcttcagACTTGGTCGTCAGGTCTTCATAGGGACTTAAACTTTTCTTCATGCTGCTTGGGCTTCTTCCTAAGCAAATTTCGTACCCTGTCATtatctttctttctcttcttatcCTCTTCAGCTTGAATATTCATCCATTTGCCTCTGTTCTCTtcaagcttttgacgttcacgagcagctttccttttcatcttctaATCGAGCGACCACCATGATGACTTCTATTTACTCTCAGAATTAATACTCTTCTGAAAGCAAAGAGTAGCTACACGTTGAAATTGCATGGCTTGCTCTTTATCTTCAGGTTGATAATGAATCTTGTTAATGAATAAACATTCGATATCCTTTGCAGAGCAGTTCACTAACCATATCGGGTCATAGATATAAATTTCTGGCAATTCGCCTCCTGCTCCATAAGTAATCACTGCTTCAGTTGTAATGCAACTATAAACCCAGCCCATGAAGCCTTTGTAGAACTCTTGCTCCATTGATGGCACTGGTATAGTCTTCATCGTTTTAGGCTTTTTCACATTCAGTATCGTCTCTTCAACACCTGTCACTGGATCTCTCCTTGTAACTCTTTTCGGATAATGTGGCTTCCAGTGCTTGAAGTCTCTCAAAGCCTCGAACTTTATCAATCCCCACATAGCAACGTCGTTCTTCCTGACAGGATATCCCAAAGTTCTAACTTTTGACAATtcatccacatcccaccatggAAGTGACATAATATCATGTAACATCTCAAAATATTGAACTCCGCATTCCCTCCTAATCGCATACGCATTAACTTGAGGCAGAAAACCCCAGCTAATGATGTCACCGAGAGATACGCTTCGATCACGTTGATAATACTTTAACGGCCGTTTGAACTTCCTCTCGTGACTTTCTTTGAACCACTTTTTACGTTCTTCTTTCGCCATATCTTTTGGAGTGCCGTCAAAGTTCACATCTTTCAAAATTTCAGCTACCTTTCTTCATAGTTCATCACGATTCTCCTCTGTAAAGAATTCCAACAGTGTTGGCAACTGTGAAGTATCTTCACTAACACTCTCATCATCTTCAGTCCAATCTTCAACTTCAACTCTATCATACATGTCAGCCTCTTCAACATACCTATACTCGTACTCAGGCTGTTGATTGATGTCAAAGGCATTCAACTCTTCTTCAAACTCGGCGTTCAGTTCTTCTTCAAAATCGAACTTAAAGTCAGGATTCACCATGCGAGTCATTTCTTTAATTGCTTCCAACGTGTAAGTATGGAAATGCTCTCCTTCTTCACGATAAGTATCCAATCTCAGAATCAACTTCTGAGCTTGTTGAACATTCTGTGCATCACCTGACTCCCCCTGTCTATCAGCTCCCCCTGATTCTTCATTCACTGAATcgttcatcaaatcatcaacagTCTTTTCAGTGGAAGCCTCAGTAACTTTCAACCCTATACCACCCTGAGCATCATCGTCATCGTTGTCAGAACCATGACTGCTCGCAGAAAATACATTCTCATCATTGTCATCTTCCTCGTCATCCTCCTCATCACTATCACCAATTAACTCGTCCATAGgtgtatcatcctcaaacagaccaGATATTGCAGAGATAGGTTCAGGATTTTCAACAACCATTGAGGGAACAATCGATCTCTCAGTCACTGCAGAACTACTTCCAATGCCTTTGCCTTTGTCTTTCATCTGTTCATCAATTTTAGCTTGACGTTCTGCCCTGAGCTCTTCAACTTgcagctcttcaaacttttgttCTACAGACGTTCCGAGCATACTTTCGACTACTTTATTCAGCATATAGAATTCATGATCTCTGAACGCTTTAGCTGCTTCAAGCTCTTTGTTCTTTAACTTGAAGTATTCATTTTGTTCATCTCGCCGAGCTTTTTCTTCCTCAAGCTCAACAACTTTCACCTTCAAGATATCTATCTCTGACTGATCATAATCAATCTTCTTCAACAACTCTTTGTTATCACCCTCCAACCTCTTCACACGCATTTCTAGAATTCTTTCACGATCTGCAACTTTCTTGTTTTCAGCAGCTAATTTCTTGTTTTTAGTAATCActtcatcaactttcttttcaacattctTGACCTGTGAGGTGTTTGCAAAAACAAAATCTCCTACATCATCAAGGCTTACACCCAAATTCGAAGGAACAGCTGGAAAACCTCGGTACCCCGCAGAACCGGGTGTTAGTTGACCTTgggtgagtggtggtgtttggaaaAGTTCTTGTGATGTGAATAAGGTTTGTTGTGGTGGAGGTGAAATATGTAGTGATGAAAGATGTcttggtggtgttggttgttttggtggtgaaggtTGTTGTGGGGGTGTAGGTTGTCAGGGTGGTGATTGGATTGGTGATTGGTGTGGAGTTGGTTCATGTTGCGGTGATTGGTGTGGTGTTGGTTCATGAGGTGGTGTTTGTGGTTTCCTGATTTCTTTGGTTTGTTTCTTCTTTAACACAATCTTTGGCTTTGAGATCTTCGGTGTAACTTTCTGAATCTTGGGAGATACAACTTTCTTACGTGCTCCACCTTTCTTTTTACCACCTGGAGGAGATTGTGACTCGGAGACATGTTCTGGAGAAGGAACATAAGCATCATCATCGTCCTTTTCATGTCTCTTTGTCTTCCTCAATTGTTTCTTTTTTTCTATCTCATCTTGGATTCTTTTTCAACGTTCGGTTTCATCTACTACTTCTTCATCTGAAGAACTCGAGGAACTTGTTGTGCTCTTATCAACATCATCTCCCTCAATGTCATCAATAACTTTATCTTTCCCTTTCTGAGCTTCAACATTCACAACATGCTCAGCTTCAACTTCCACAGTTGGCCCTGTTTCCAAAACTTCAGTATCGAACAACAAATGTTCTTCAACATTAAATGGATCTTCTTCCGTAGCTACCACTTGTTCATCTTCTTCAGGTTCATCAATCAAAGACATTTCTGCTGctttcttttgcttcttcttTGGTTGTGAAGACGATCCCTCACCCTTTTGAACTTTAGGAGTGGCCTTTCTGCGTCTCCTCCCTGTTTCTTTCACATACCATTCATTCTTGGTGTTTTTGAAATCTTTAAGAATTTCAGCTCTTCAACATACGCTGCCTCTTTCATTTCAGCTTCGTTTCTCTAGTTCTGATGATCAACTGGATCTGGATCAACGTAATTTGCATCTTTTCTAAAACCAAAGAATTCCGCACCATCTTTCGGTTCTGGGTGATTCGGGTGATATCTTGCAAGTTGTTTGAGCGAATCATTGCTCATGTGAGATTGCACCAATAGATCATTCTTTATGTTTCTGTCAATTTCTGGATACGCGTGATCAATCAACATCTGCACGAACCTCGGATACATCCAACTCTTGTTGTCTGTCTTAATATTCTCAGCCATATAGTGGAATACAATGTGTGAGAAATTGTATTTCTTGTTCAGCACTAATGCAATAACCATATTCATTTGATAATCACGCATCGAATCATAACTTCCTTTTGTGTGGCTCAATGACATCAATACACAGTGAATAAGGAACTTGTATGGTTTCTGAAACTTCGACTTCAAATAGTTCCCAGCATTCAAAGCTCCCTGATAACCCAGTCTTAGCATGCAGCCTTTCACCATACGTTCCGGAAATCTTATTGGCGATTCTGCTTCATCCGGAAAGTTAACTACTTCACGAATAAGTTCTTCAGTGACAAGTATTTTCTCATTTTTACCATGCACCTCGACAATTGACGAAATTACTTTGTTCTGATCATCGTAGCttgcattcttccagaaacgTTCTATGTGAGATCTGTATAGTGGTCGTTGATCAGTAAGCGCTTTCTGGATTGGAACTCGTCCCATAAACTCCAAAATACCACTAAACTTGGCTAACTCTGGGTTTTTCCGCATATCCAAAtcacaacaactgttgtgaaGAGGATCGAAGATCATACTGGAACCCTGCACATCAACATCACATACACTGAGAAttagacacttagaaaaatttcaaacAATTACACATGATCTCACATAGTACACTAAAAGCAAAATCAGTATAGTGCActacaagcgaaatcacaatgACACTAAGAGCGAAAACACATTGACAATAAGGACGAAATCACTTAACATTTTGGTCACATTTATGAGCGGAATCATATGTATGCACAATAAGCGGAATCACAAACATCCCTAAGAGCGAAATCATTGAACATGAcagtttggggcgaaatcaccaATACACACTCAAAACTTATCAAATCCCAAAATTGACAACCCTAATCTGTTAACCTGAGAATTCCGATACTAGGGATATGTTTTAATTGTATTTTTGACTTTAAACGAACTCTAGATCTAAGTCTGTTATACCCATACATCGATAAACATCAATTATCATCAAATCTGAAACAATCAAACACAAATCTGTTACCTATACACTAAAACGACTGCACATGACTGTTTTCAAGTTCAGATTCAACTGTTAAAGGCCTAAATCTATGTTATGTCCAACAATTATGGCCGACAGTTCAAAATAATGATGATGCAGGTCAAATTAGAGTATAATCAACCTTACCCATGATTGTACACTATGATAACAACAAGTCTGATGAGATTTGGGCAGCAATTCGGCTGTAAACAGAGGTTATTAGGGTTTCGCTTATGGTCGCCAGAGAGAGAAGTTGTTAGAAGCGAAATCAGTAAAATGACTCATGAGCGGAATCAGCCTACTTATATAGTCGgcttgatttcgctcctgatgaccaatgacatatgagcgaaatcacatggGAGCCATAAGCGAAATCACATGTGAAGCATCTATGAGCGAAATAACCTTTaagtgacacatgagcgaaatcagatcatgattttcaaaaatttactTTTTAACACTTTTTTGATTAAACACCGGCACActcagttaaccaagtccaagtcaatgaccttggtcaactgcttggcccaccaagtccaagttaatgaccttggatgACCGAATTATGAAGTATGCAGTCATTTCATTCTGAAAATAGTTCAAATGAATGAACTTCTGaacgttttgaactttcaaacACTTTTCAAGTGTCAAACACTATACCAATCGTTGTTTAGCATCTCCTGCTTACTCAGCCCTCATCAAACTCAGACATGATCTGCACTAAGCTTTGATCGTCCGATTCCCAACATCgattgtcgaaaataaaatgagaaactaaaatctttttggatttttaactggataaactgaaaactgtacacacaatatttttgtgagcgtgttaggggatcatatcagctgccgactagaCACAAGAACCGTTAAGCTGTAGTTTCATACCAagcattaaacaattcgcgtagattgccgatatactgatcctcttaaattctcacaaaactttcaatctgttcgggatacagaattagtgttttaggacttaaacatctacatgtgtcccacctcagtatatactcctgtatccagaccccagtattcagtcttacaggtgaatatacctagatgatatctgtaatggggtgaaatgtgagggccgtgagagctcaggtcgatacttccgtatacgcagagagatgacggcttcgactataaggtgggttccctttagggaatcttttgattacaacagcacatgattaacatttttcaatgtgtcatcattttttatgctgaggggaggctttacaagtaaagcaatgcgtaaagcattatccggggactaggtcagtatttccatacagcagaagtcctgggataatacctcagatatcactaagcataaagacctagtatctcagaatacgggacccttcaaataggatttcaggggttacctatatatcctggaggtgttccccacgtagacgcaagtgaattttatgtttatatcccaaactgatctactaattttgcgaaaacctatcggcacatctttagcgagactgcttaattgcattttatacattacaattctttagcatgctgtgtctgtctagctgatgtactatcatttcccctattctacacaaactctttttgaagttttctaatgtttttggatttttgaattttatcatgtttttgtatttttttgcgaattactccccctaaaactaaaacatatttttgtgtttttgtttttaacgaaaagtagaaaacaaactgtacaaacaaagttaacaacaCGACAAAGGTTcacgtcagatcgccgcccaacttGGCTTCACATTctataaccctcccagattgcagatttttcatcccgttTAAACTCAAAAAATAGTAAAATCCCTTTTTATCAaaaggttttgtgtaaaaatcgaCTTTCTAATCATCGGTGTGCAagtgttcaatccgaattaactttttctcgtgacaatcacggataaagtggtgacagatttcaatatgctttgttttagaatggtgaaccagatttttagtaatg
It encodes:
- the LOC110887738 gene encoding peptidoglycan DL-endopeptidase CwlO-like; its protein translation is MSLIDEPEEDEQVVATEEDPFNVEEHLLFDTEVLETGPTVEVEAEHVVNVEAQKGKDKVIDDIEGDDVDKSTTSSSSSSDEEVKNVEKKVDEVITKNKKLAAENKKVADRERILEMRVKRLEGDNKELLKKIDYDQSEIDILKVKVVELEEEKARRDEQNEYFKLKNKELEAAKAFRDHEFYMLNKVVESMLGTSVEQKFEELQVEELRAERQAKIDEQMKDKGKGIGSSSAVTERSIVPSMVVENPEPISAISGLFEDDTPMDELIGDSDEEDDEEDDNDENVFSASSHGSDNDDDDAQGGIGLKVTEASTEKTVDDLMNDSVNEESGGADRQGESGDAQNVQQAQKLILRLDTYREEGEHFHTYTLEAIKEMTRMVNPDFKFDFEEELNAEFEEELNAFDINQQPEYEYRYVEEADMYDRVEVEDWTEDDESVSEDTSQLPTLLEFFTEENRDEL